The genomic segment CCGAGTTGTGAAAGGGTCCGCGAGACGCGTTGGAGGTCTTTAGTGTGTTCGCCAACCGCTACGATGTGGAGATTCCTACGGCCGGTCATCAGCGTTCGGACGTTGATGACCTCTGGTATCGTGCGAGCCTTCTGTGCAAGTGCTTCGCGTTCTGGAACGGGAACGTTACACAAATAGAGGTTCATGAGTTTTCCGCCTGTCCGTTCGAAATCGATGTGTGCAGTGTATCCTTGAATAATGCCTCGCTCTTCGAGATTCTGAATTCGGTTCCGAATTGTCGCCCCAGAGACATTAACCGTCTCAGCGATCGAGGTTGCGGTCGTTTCGCGTCCGTCTTTCATGAGGGTATACAGGATACAGCGATCGATATCGTCGATTCGGTAGTCCGTTTCTGGATATGACATGGTCGGCATGTATTTTGATTATACAAATAAAATAGAGTCTAATTCACTTAATGCTTTCTATAAGGGCCACAAATTTCGGTAATGAAAGTCACACCGGATTCTGTCTGTTTCTGGAACACGACTACTTTTCCTGTCTAGATGTTGTAAATGGGATCGTGGCCGCAGTACGCTGTATAACCGTCGCGATACGGATGATATACGAAAAGAGCAGGGCGAGCGGCATGATACCGACCGTGACTGCGAGGGGGAACGCGAGAGAATACAGCACAGAACCAGTAACCGCTGGCGTACTCGTTAAGACAACGAGAAACACGATTGCTACTGTTTCGGCAGGAAGACCTGCATAAAGTAGTAGCCGCGAGACTGAAGAGAGCTCCTCTTGGAGGTAGATGGTCTTGAAATACTGACGGGCGATATCGATCTCCTGTAGCCGATCGATTAGTTGATCGAGCGCGTCTGTCGTCGTCTCTGAAAGACGGCCTTCGTAGTGTGAACGAATCTGTCGGGCATGATTAATCTGTCTCGCATAGTTCGTCGTCAGCGTCGTCGATAGAACGTTGAACGTATTCATTTCCGGTTGATCTAGATGCTCTTGTATCTCATCGATGTGATCGGTCAGCTCGGTTACTAGCTCATCGATATCGTTTGCGACAGATTTCGAGTGCTCATCGGCATCATCACCTATCAGCTGTGCTTTATCACGGGTGTTTTCGAACAGCAGTCGTAAAAACCCAAGTGGTTGTACTGGGGCGATCTGATCAGCAGCTTCTTCGACTTCTGACCGATACTCGATGATGCTTTGAAGCTGCGATTGGAGCTCACCGGGGGTCTCGAATCCTCGAGAGAGTAACAGCTGATTGATCGAAACGACGACCGTAATGAGCGTTATATTTCCGGTGATGATTGAGCTGAAAATGTAATACAAGGGCTGTGTGTTTTGAAATGGAGTTTCCAGCACGTATTCTATCCCTGCGATAGGAATGAAAACCGTAACTCCGACCGCGACAGCGATGATGAATCGATTTCCATCGAGTAGAATCCACTCCCTCCATCTCCGTTTCTGTTCGGAAAATTTAAGTGATGAAGGGATCGTTGGTATCGGGAGTACGTCTTCTTCATCGCTCATTGTACGTGTATCCCACCACTCCTCATAGCATGTCTTTACTCATATTATGTGTGGAACGGTTTATTCGAACGGGTAGTCTAATCACAACAACAGTGGTATCGGTGGTCATCCTTTAAGTGATTCTGGCGATAAGGTGAAGATATAGACGAGGTTCCGATCGTCGCGGAGGCAACTGTTTTGTGCGAGTATTATATAGTAAAGACATGTTCCGATCAACTCGTCGGCCGCGTGGACTCGCCATCCTAGTTGGCGTGGGACTGCTCGCTCTCGCTGGCGTTGGCGTTCTCGTGGGTGTTCAGATGATCGGGGCACTCCTCACTAGTAGCAGTCTCCCGTCTGTACTCCTCTTTGCGGCCGGGATATCACTGATCGTCGGCTACTTGAGTTATCGGATGAGTTCTACACGGCTCCTGTCCCATCTCCATGCAACGCCACTTTCCGATGCCAGTGCTCCGGGGATCCACGCGAGCCTCGATCGGTTGACTCACAAGATGCACATCGATTGGCCGGATGTCTACGTCGCTCATCTCGATCAGCCCACCGCGTTCGCGCTCGGGAGCGGGACGCTCGTAATCGACCGTTCGCTCACTCGCTTGCTGACACCCGCGGAACTGGAGGGGGTTCTCGCTCACGAACTCGCGCATCTCGAAGGCTACGACAGTCTGTTGCGAACACTGGCTGCGAGTCTCCTCCGGATGATCGCTACCCTTGTGCTCATGGTGGTACTTCCGGCTGTCGCCGTCGTCT from the Halocatena salina genome contains:
- a CDS encoding TrkA C-terminal domain-containing protein — protein: MSYPETDYRIDDIDRCILYTLMKDGRETTATSIAETVNVSGATIRNRIQNLEERGIIQGYTAHIDFERTGGKLMNLYLCNVPVPEREALAQKARTIPEVINVRTLMTGRRNLHIVAVGEHTKDLQRVSRTLSQLGIEIEDEDLVEDEFFSPYTSFGPDDDQRTHEPNDFISLTGQANIMQLTVRSEAPITGHTLEEASNRNILDENTLIISIERDDRELTPHGDTVVQSDDIVTILTQQHGDETVFDVFQGSDLETVTK
- a CDS encoding M48 family metalloprotease translates to MFRSTRRPRGLAILVGVGLLALAGVGVLVGVQMIGALLTSSSLPSVLLFAAGISLIVGYLSYRMSSTRLLSHLHATPLSDASAPGIHASLDRLTHKMHIDWPDVYVAHLDQPTAFALGSGTLVIDRSLTRLLTPAELEGVLAHELAHLEGYDSLLRTLAASLLRMIATLVLMVVLPAVAVVCLSCWGLSLILGRPVRGPHSVGSGLRGALLRIVMGVVLAPTLALQAYSRRREYAADKRAVAVLDEPLALARALETIQRANKPLEAFSWLFPSREQKVERTPLERALASHPPTDERISRVREAARIGKRNDDAEQWRRIEIN